One Amorphoplanes digitatis genomic window carries:
- a CDS encoding ABC transporter ATP-binding protein produces MLTVEGLSAWYGEAQVLRDVDIAVAEGEIVTLVGRNGAGKTTLLRCLMGLHAQCSGRIAFLGDTAFASRPAYRRARAGLGYVPDDRGVYATLNVEENLLLPPVVGPEPWPLSRIYDTFPVLAERRRFAGTQLSGGEQQMLALARVLRSGARLLLCDEPTEGLSPLLVRQIGDILREIKAAGVTVLLIEQNLHFATTVADRHHLLAEGRVVETLDNGAVRQREHELLAYLGI; encoded by the coding sequence ATGCTGACCGTTGAGGGACTCAGCGCCTGGTACGGCGAGGCGCAGGTGCTGCGCGACGTCGACATCGCGGTCGCCGAGGGCGAGATCGTCACGCTCGTCGGACGCAACGGCGCCGGCAAGACGACGCTGCTGCGCTGCCTGATGGGCCTGCACGCGCAGTGCTCCGGGCGCATCGCCTTCCTCGGCGACACCGCCTTCGCGTCCCGGCCCGCCTACCGCCGCGCCCGCGCCGGCCTCGGCTACGTGCCCGACGACCGCGGCGTGTACGCCACCCTGAACGTCGAGGAGAACCTGCTGCTCCCGCCCGTTGTCGGCCCGGAGCCCTGGCCGCTGAGCCGGATCTACGACACCTTCCCGGTGCTGGCCGAGCGGCGGCGCTTCGCGGGCACCCAGCTCTCCGGCGGCGAACAGCAGATGCTCGCGCTCGCGCGGGTCCTGCGCAGCGGCGCCCGGCTGCTGCTCTGCGACGAGCCGACCGAGGGCCTCTCGCCGCTGCTCGTGCGGCAGATCGGCGACATCCTGCGCGAGATCAAGGCGGCCGGCGTCACCGTGCTGCTGATCGAACAGAACCTGCACTTCGCCACCACCGTGGCCGACCGCCACCACCTGCTCGCCGAGGGCCGGGTCGTCGAGACGCTCGACAACGGCGCGGTCCGGCAACGAGAACACGAACTGCTCGCGTACCTCGGCATCTGA
- a CDS encoding ABC transporter ATP-binding protein, with product MPPPILQARGLAKQFRGFHAVDGVDLDIAAGSVHALVGPNGAGKSTLFNLLTGFLRPSRGSITLDGHDVTGLAPDRVARLGVARSFQITTLFPQVTAREHVELALQAPTGLGWRFWRSEDRLGRFRDRALALLDDVGLADAAEVPAAALAYGRKRALELAVALALDPRVLLLDEPTAGMGAEDVERTIALIRAVRAGRTVVLVEHNMRVVANLADRVTVLTHGKVLVEGGYAEVRADPRVITAYLGEAHADR from the coding sequence ATGCCGCCGCCGATCCTCCAGGCCCGCGGGCTCGCCAAGCAGTTCCGCGGTTTCCACGCCGTGGACGGCGTCGACCTCGACATCGCGGCCGGCAGCGTGCACGCGCTCGTCGGGCCCAACGGTGCGGGCAAATCCACCCTGTTCAACCTGCTGACCGGCTTCCTGCGCCCGAGCCGGGGGAGCATCACCCTCGACGGCCACGACGTCACCGGGCTGGCGCCGGACCGGGTGGCCCGCCTGGGCGTGGCCCGCTCGTTCCAGATCACCACCCTCTTTCCCCAGGTGACCGCCCGCGAGCACGTCGAGCTGGCGCTACAGGCGCCGACCGGCCTCGGCTGGCGGTTCTGGCGCTCCGAGGACCGCCTGGGCCGGTTCCGGGACCGGGCGCTCGCCCTGCTGGACGACGTCGGCCTCGCCGACGCGGCCGAGGTGCCGGCCGCCGCCCTGGCCTACGGCCGCAAGCGGGCCCTCGAACTGGCCGTCGCCCTGGCCCTCGACCCGCGGGTGCTGCTGCTCGACGAGCCCACCGCCGGAATGGGCGCCGAGGACGTCGAGCGCACCATCGCGCTGATCCGCGCCGTCCGGGCCGGGCGCACCGTCGTGCTCGTCGAGCACAACATGCGCGTGGTGGCGAACCTCGCCGACCGTGTCACCGTGCTCACCCACGGCAAGGTCCTGGTCGAGGGCGGCTACGCCGAGGTGCGTGCCGACCCCCGCGTGATCACCGCCTACCTCGGAGAAGCCCATGCTGACCGTTGA
- a CDS encoding 3-hydroxybutyrate dehydrogenase, which translates to MDTSTAGDSLAGRTAVVTGGASGIGRACAERLAAAGALVVVVDRDGDAAARVAEKIGGRAETVDLTDLSAVDRIDPAVDIVVNNAGLQHVAPLHDFPPETFSLILRLMLEAPFRLVRRSLPHMYARGWGRIVNVSSVHGLRASPFKAAYVSAKHGLEGLSKVIALEGAEHGVTSNCVNPAYVRTPLVEAQIAAQAARHGLDEAQVVEQVMLAPVAIKRLVEPDEVADLVAYLCSPRASFVTGTSLVMDGGWTAH; encoded by the coding sequence ATGGACACCAGCACTGCCGGCGACAGCCTGGCCGGACGAACCGCCGTCGTCACCGGCGGTGCCAGCGGCATCGGGCGGGCCTGCGCGGAGCGGCTCGCGGCGGCCGGCGCCCTGGTCGTCGTCGTCGACCGCGACGGCGACGCCGCGGCCCGGGTCGCCGAGAAGATCGGCGGCCGCGCCGAGACCGTCGACCTCACCGACCTGTCCGCCGTCGACCGCATCGACCCGGCCGTCGACATCGTGGTCAACAACGCCGGCCTCCAGCACGTCGCGCCGCTGCACGACTTCCCGCCCGAGACGTTCTCGCTGATACTGCGGCTGATGCTGGAGGCGCCGTTCCGGCTGGTGCGCCGCAGCCTGCCGCACATGTACGCGCGCGGCTGGGGCCGGATCGTCAACGTCTCGTCGGTGCACGGGCTGCGCGCCTCGCCGTTCAAGGCGGCGTACGTCTCGGCCAAGCACGGGCTGGAGGGCCTGTCGAAGGTGATCGCGCTCGAGGGGGCCGAGCACGGGGTGACGTCCAACTGCGTCAATCCCGCGTACGTGCGCACGCCGCTGGTCGAGGCGCAGATCGCCGCGCAGGCGGCCCGGCACGGCCTGGACGAGGCGCAGGTCGTCGAGCAGGTGATGCTGGCGCCGGTGGCCATCAAGCGGCTCGTCGAGCCCGACGAGGTGGCCGACCTGGTCGCGTACCTGTGCTCGCCGCGGGCGTCCTTCGTCACCGGCACCTCCCTGGTGATGGACGGCGGATGGACCGCGCATTGA
- a CDS encoding helix-turn-helix domain-containing protein, translating to MDRALTSAFLDLLLREAAAVEFERPLLEARAQGRPAAELAELEEHRALALRVRALLERRRRREAELTALVDTVGDLATLRDLDAVLEAIVRRARELLDADVAYMTLNDEKRGDTYMRVTYGSVSARFQRLRLPLGAGLGGLVAQTAAPYVTADYAADARFQHTTEIDGGVSEEGLVAILGVPMRLGSRVLGVLFAANRSARPFTREEVTLLGSLAAHASVALDNTRLLGETRAALEELGAVNTVVRRHSESLERAAEAHDRMAEVILRGGDLDGLAAVVAEVLGGELAILDADGRCLAAVGDIAGVGSLAAAAVAGRGLGRATRNGEHWVLAAGAGNEALCTLVLRAPGELSETDTRILERAGVVTALLLLFRRSLAQAEGRVRGELLEDLLSRRVDDQVTVRQRARRLGVDLDAAHVLVVVSCPARHRERAAQWSSAHAAACGGLAAHRDGYVVLLVGGDHPGDAARRVVRELGAYLGAPVTGGGTGPLTGTEPVPAAYAEARRCASALRALGRDGDGASAAELGFVGLLVGAERDVPAFVADTVGPLLDYDRRRGTALVRTLESYFDAGANAVRAAEVLHIHVNTVTQRIARITQVLGDGWQQPERGLELRLALRLHRLATHGGGTDSVVDGHGPDPGPAGA from the coding sequence ATGGACCGCGCATTGACCTCGGCCTTCCTCGACCTGCTGCTGCGCGAGGCCGCCGCGGTCGAGTTCGAGCGGCCGCTGCTGGAGGCCCGGGCGCAGGGCCGCCCGGCGGCGGAGCTGGCCGAGCTGGAGGAGCACCGGGCGCTCGCCCTGCGGGTGCGGGCGCTGCTGGAGCGCCGGCGGCGCCGCGAGGCGGAGCTCACCGCGCTCGTCGACACCGTCGGCGACCTGGCGACCCTGCGCGACCTCGACGCCGTGCTGGAGGCGATCGTGCGCCGGGCCCGCGAGCTGCTCGACGCCGACGTCGCCTACATGACCCTCAACGACGAGAAGCGCGGCGACACGTACATGCGGGTGACCTACGGCTCGGTGTCGGCCCGCTTCCAGCGGCTCCGGCTGCCGCTCGGCGCTGGGCTGGGCGGGCTGGTCGCGCAGACCGCCGCGCCGTACGTCACCGCCGACTACGCGGCCGACGCGCGCTTCCAGCACACCACCGAGATCGACGGCGGCGTCTCCGAGGAGGGCCTGGTCGCCATCCTTGGCGTGCCGATGCGTCTGGGCAGCCGGGTACTCGGCGTGCTCTTCGCCGCGAACCGCAGCGCCCGGCCGTTCACCCGCGAGGAGGTGACGCTGCTCGGGTCCCTCGCCGCGCACGCATCCGTCGCGCTGGACAACACCCGGCTGCTCGGCGAGACCCGGGCCGCGCTGGAGGAGCTCGGCGCGGTCAACACCGTGGTACGCCGGCACAGCGAGTCCCTCGAACGGGCCGCCGAGGCGCACGACCGGATGGCCGAGGTGATCCTGCGCGGCGGGGACCTGGACGGCCTCGCCGCCGTCGTCGCCGAGGTGCTCGGCGGCGAGCTGGCCATCCTCGACGCCGACGGGCGCTGCCTGGCGGCGGTCGGCGACATCGCCGGGGTCGGCTCGCTGGCCGCGGCGGCGGTGGCGGGCCGCGGCCTGGGCCGCGCGACCCGCAACGGCGAGCACTGGGTGCTCGCCGCCGGCGCCGGCAACGAGGCGCTGTGCACCCTCGTGCTGCGCGCGCCCGGCGAGCTGAGCGAGACCGACACCCGCATCCTGGAGCGCGCCGGGGTGGTGACCGCGCTGCTGCTGCTCTTCCGGCGCAGCCTCGCCCAGGCCGAGGGCCGGGTGCGGGGCGAGCTGCTGGAGGACCTGCTGAGCCGTCGGGTGGACGACCAGGTGACCGTGCGGCAGCGGGCCCGGCGCCTCGGCGTCGACCTCGACGCCGCGCACGTCCTGGTTGTGGTCTCCTGCCCGGCCCGGCACCGCGAGCGGGCCGCGCAGTGGAGCTCCGCGCACGCGGCGGCCTGCGGCGGGCTGGCCGCGCACCGCGACGGCTACGTGGTGCTGCTGGTCGGCGGCGACCACCCCGGCGACGCGGCCCGCCGGGTGGTGCGCGAGCTCGGCGCGTACCTCGGCGCACCGGTCACCGGGGGCGGCACCGGGCCGCTCACCGGCACCGAGCCGGTGCCCGCCGCCTACGCCGAGGCCCGCCGCTGCGCCTCGGCGCTGCGGGCGCTGGGCCGCGACGGCGACGGCGCGAGCGCCGCCGAGCTGGGCTTCGTCGGCCTGCTGGTCGGCGCCGAGCGGGACGTTCCCGCGTTCGTCGCCGACACCGTCGGCCCGCTGCTCGACTACGACCGCAGGCGCGGCACGGCCCTGGTACGGACGCTGGAGTCCTACTTCGACGCCGGCGCCAACGCCGTCCGGGCCGCCGAGGTGTTGCACATCCACGTCAACACCGTGACCCAGCGCATCGCCCGGATCACCCAGGTGCTCGGCGACGGCTGGCAGCAGCCCGAGCGGGGCCTCGAACTCCGGCTCGCCCTGCGGCTGCACCGCCTGGCCACCCATGGCGGCGGCACCGACAGTGTGGTCGACGGCCATGGTCCGGACCCCGGACCCGCCGGAGCATGA
- a CDS encoding ABC transporter substrate-binding protein — protein sequence MRKTTRALTAALAAGTLLVAGCGRGGPGGGADAKVSNDKIVLAVLNDQSGVYADLSGKNSIEAVRMAVADFQAKYGDKAVSSDIEVVSADHQNKPDIANSKAQELYDRQQADAILDVPTSSAALAVANVAKAKKKLYFNIGAATTELTGKQCNRYTFHYAYDTYMLANGTGSAVTKQGGENWYIVYPDYAFGQDMEKSFSAAIGAAGGTVVAKDPTPFPNDNFSTFLLKAPGLKPKPDVLGTMQAGGDLVNLVKQYNEFKLREQGIKLSVGLMFITDIHSLGPDAFAGTTFTDAWYWNFDDRNRQWADRFTAKTQTRPSFAHAANYSAATQYLEAVQRAGTDAADAVVGELEGYTYDDMFARNATVRAKDHRVVHDVYLAEVKPKSQVTTEWDYEKILRTIPAAEAFRPESAGGCTL from the coding sequence ATGCGAAAGACCACCAGAGCGCTCACCGCCGCTCTGGCCGCCGGCACGCTGCTGGTCGCCGGCTGCGGCCGCGGCGGCCCCGGCGGCGGCGCCGACGCCAAGGTGAGCAACGACAAGATCGTGCTGGCCGTGCTCAACGACCAGTCCGGCGTCTACGCCGACCTGTCCGGCAAGAACAGCATCGAGGCGGTCCGGATGGCCGTCGCCGACTTCCAGGCCAAGTACGGCGACAAGGCGGTCAGCTCCGACATCGAGGTGGTCTCCGCCGACCACCAGAACAAGCCGGACATCGCCAACTCCAAGGCACAGGAGCTCTACGACCGGCAGCAGGCCGACGCGATCCTCGACGTGCCGACCTCCTCCGCGGCGCTCGCCGTCGCCAACGTGGCCAAGGCGAAGAAGAAGCTGTACTTCAACATCGGCGCCGCCACCACCGAGCTCACCGGCAAGCAGTGCAACAGGTACACGTTCCATTACGCGTACGACACCTACATGCTGGCCAACGGGACCGGGTCGGCGGTCACCAAGCAGGGCGGCGAGAACTGGTACATCGTCTACCCGGACTACGCGTTCGGGCAGGACATGGAGAAGTCGTTCAGCGCGGCGATCGGCGCGGCCGGCGGCACCGTTGTCGCCAAGGACCCGACGCCGTTCCCGAACGACAACTTCTCCACCTTCCTGCTCAAGGCGCCGGGGCTGAAGCCCAAGCCGGACGTGCTCGGCACCATGCAGGCCGGCGGCGACCTGGTCAACCTGGTCAAGCAGTACAACGAGTTCAAGCTGCGGGAGCAGGGCATCAAGCTCTCGGTCGGCCTGATGTTCATCACCGACATCCACTCGCTCGGCCCGGACGCGTTCGCCGGCACCACCTTCACCGACGCCTGGTACTGGAACTTCGACGACCGCAACCGGCAGTGGGCCGACCGGTTCACCGCCAAGACACAGACCCGCCCGTCGTTCGCGCACGCGGCCAACTACTCGGCCGCCACGCAGTACCTCGAGGCGGTGCAGCGGGCCGGCACCGACGCGGCCGACGCCGTCGTCGGCGAGCTCGAGGGCTACACCTACGACGACATGTTCGCCCGCAACGCCACCGTCCGGGCCAAGGACCACCGGGTCGTGCACGACGTCTACCTGGCCGAGGTGAAGCCGAAGAGCCAGGTCACCACCGAGTGGGACTACGAGAAGATCCTGCGCACCATCCCGGCGGCCGAGGCGTTCCGGCCGGAGTCCGCGGGCGGCTGCACGCTGTGA
- a CDS encoding branched-chain amino acid ABC transporter permease, whose protein sequence is MTGFLQQCFNGLVSGGFYALLALGLAVIFGMLGVVNFAHGAFFMLGAFGAYLALAELGMPFWVALFAVPALLFLLGMLLERTLIRRLTPFDPLYNFLLTFGLTLVLQDAVKREYGVQSQPYPRPAELSGSIDLGVFDYPAYQVFVLGAAVVLCTAVWLVLTRTRVGMVVRAATERPELTGALGVNVGRWVTPVFAFGVALAGLAGVLAAPMRAVNPLMGADLIIAVFAVVVIGGLGSVFGSVLAGFAIGVAQSLGNLYVPALSQTLIFIIMAGVLLLRPAGLFGREEART, encoded by the coding sequence GTGACCGGCTTCCTGCAGCAGTGCTTCAACGGGCTGGTCAGCGGCGGCTTCTACGCGCTGCTGGCGCTGGGGCTCGCCGTCATCTTCGGCATGCTCGGCGTGGTCAACTTCGCACACGGCGCGTTCTTCATGCTCGGTGCGTTCGGCGCCTACCTGGCCCTTGCCGAGCTCGGCATGCCGTTCTGGGTGGCGCTGTTCGCCGTACCGGCGCTGCTGTTCCTGCTCGGCATGCTGCTCGAACGCACCCTGATCCGGCGGCTGACGCCGTTCGACCCGCTCTACAACTTCCTGCTCACCTTCGGGCTGACCCTGGTGCTCCAGGACGCGGTCAAGCGCGAGTACGGCGTGCAGTCCCAGCCGTACCCGCGCCCCGCGGAGCTCTCCGGCTCGATCGACCTCGGGGTCTTCGACTACCCCGCCTACCAGGTGTTCGTGCTCGGTGCCGCCGTCGTGCTGTGCACGGCGGTCTGGCTGGTGCTGACCCGGACCCGGGTCGGCATGGTGGTGCGGGCCGCCACCGAGCGCCCCGAGCTGACCGGTGCGCTCGGCGTCAACGTCGGCCGCTGGGTGACACCGGTCTTCGCGTTCGGGGTGGCCCTCGCAGGCCTGGCCGGGGTGCTGGCCGCGCCCATGCGGGCGGTCAACCCGCTGATGGGCGCCGACCTGATCATCGCGGTCTTCGCCGTGGTGGTGATCGGCGGCCTCGGCTCGGTCTTCGGCTCCGTGCTCGCGGGCTTCGCGATCGGCGTGGCGCAGTCGCTGGGCAACCTGTACGTCCCGGCGCTGTCCCAGACGCTGATCTTCATCATCATGGCCGGCGTGCTGCTGCTGCGGCCCGCGGGGTTGTTCGGACGCGAGGAGGCCCGCACGTGA